The genomic region TGAAAATACTGTAATTATCTCTAGTACGTCGGCAGCTAAATCTTCCTCGAATGTGCTATCATCAGAGCGATTAATAATTATTACCTCTGTACCAAAACTCTCACACAAAGTAAAGATTAAATCCGAGCCGAATCTAAGTAATCTATCTTTATGAGTTAATACTAATCTTTCTACTTGGTAAGTGGTAATTAGTTTGATTAACCTAATTAATCCTTTCTTTTTATAATTCATGCCGCTGCCAAGGTCTTGGATGATTTCAAATTCCCATCCATGCTTGGCACAATAGCTTTCTAATACTAAAATTTGTCTAGTCAGGTCTTCTTTTTGGTCATGACTAGATACTCTGGCATAACCTACAGTTAATTCATTACCCGATCTATTGCCAATTAAATCGGCAATGTCATATCTACGATGTCCTCCAGCAGTCCGAGTTGATTTAATCTTA from Argonema galeatum A003/A1 harbors:
- a CDS encoding IS607 family transposase; its protein translation is MMSSLTPQEAALLLGVTVKTLHRWELDGKIKSTRTAGGHRRYDIADLIGNRSGNELTVGYARVSSHDQKEDLTRQILVLESYCAKHGWEFEIIQDLGSGMNYKKKGLIRLIKLITTYQVERLVLTHKDRLLRFGSDLIFTLCESFGTEVIIINRSDDSTFEEDLAADVLEIITVFSARLYGSRSHKNKKIVEELREVAKKL